Proteins encoded by one window of Teretinema zuelzerae:
- a CDS encoding chemotaxis protein CheX, with product MEKYIQPFVDVCVNVFRDFLGTELETGRPFFVDKNEPHDWDVSTIIGLTGEARGAVVISMKTSLALKLTGILTGSEHKELDDEVVDAIGEIINIIAGNAKRGLEESFRLVISLPTIVRGPGHTIMWPNEQARIICIPFKIFETESFCLSVAIDTGGAS from the coding sequence ATGGAAAAATACATTCAACCCTTCGTCGATGTGTGCGTAAATGTGTTCCGGGATTTTCTCGGAACGGAATTGGAGACGGGCCGCCCTTTTTTCGTCGACAAAAACGAACCGCACGACTGGGATGTTTCTACGATAATCGGACTAACAGGCGAAGCCCGCGGAGCGGTGGTCATTTCTATGAAGACTTCTCTCGCCTTGAAGCTGACCGGGATCCTCACCGGTTCCGAGCATAAGGAGCTCGACGACGAGGTGGTAGACGCCATCGGCGAGATAATCAACATCATCGCCGGCAACGCAAAGCGCGGACTGGAGGAATCCTTCCGCCTGGTCATCTCTCTTCCGACAATAGTCCGGGGGCCCGGCCATACGATTATGTGGCCGAACGAACAGGCCCGCATCATTTGCATTCCCTTCAAAATTTTCGAAACTGAATCATTCTGCCTATCAGTAGCGATTGATACGGGAGGAGCGTCATGA
- a CDS encoding response regulator — protein MSEKTVLVVDDSRIMRNIVKNTFSSMNIPCVFIEASNGREALGQLEKNVVHLVLLDWNMPELSGLDFLKKIRAMDKFKTLPVIMVTSEAARYNVIEALKNGATDYIIKPINEKNFREKLSKITL, from the coding sequence ATGAGCGAAAAAACAGTTCTTGTCGTGGACGATTCCCGGATCATGCGGAATATCGTCAAAAACACCTTTTCCAGCATGAACATTCCCTGCGTTTTCATCGAAGCGAGCAACGGGAGGGAAGCACTGGGACAGCTTGAAAAAAACGTTGTGCATCTGGTGCTGCTGGACTGGAATATGCCGGAGTTGTCCGGTTTGGATTTCCTGAAAAAAATCCGCGCCATGGATAAGTTCAAGACGCTTCCGGTCATAATGGTAACCAGCGAAGCCGCCCGGTATAACGTGATCGAGGCGCTCAAGAATGGCGCTACCGATTACATCATCAAGCCCATCAACGAAAAGAACTTTCGCGAAAAACTGTCGAAAATCACCCTCTAG
- a CDS encoding condensation domain-containing protein, with amino-acid sequence MGNLLHPLGKNDFFLPLDNSAVFMAATTGKRTPYMFRISCELDEPVHLPDLQAALAETAPRYPAFMTQLCPGLFWYYLDALKKPLQVQADTRYPVEYHRLKKWRRYLFRVRVYGPRIACEFHHILTDGTGAVEFLRSLVAAYLSRRGASCPDWQDIRRPDQTASPAEYEDAYAGLIRKDIPLPDPHPQAWRISGPRYPGPVYRITTGTVSVAASLKIAREKSVSLTALFAAVHLWTLQAVCEAENPSSFKAFSLEVPVNMRKIHTSATLRNFFLIIPVLIDRRLGHFSFEEILERVQYSIKLGLQRKELDRQIKRNVAGEAHPLARAVPLAIKNPVLRLVARFVAIRYASGSLSNLQAVSMPPEFSSRIKRFDFIPPRNDSFGSCVGIITWQDTLSLTIGSRQVDRSFERFFFTKLVELGIPVMVESNI; translated from the coding sequence ATGGGAAACCTTTTGCATCCCCTTGGTAAAAACGACTTTTTTCTTCCCCTTGACAACAGCGCTGTGTTCATGGCCGCCACGACGGGAAAGCGCACTCCGTATATGTTCCGCATCTCCTGCGAACTGGACGAGCCCGTGCATCTGCCCGATCTTCAGGCTGCCTTGGCCGAGACGGCTCCGCGCTATCCGGCGTTCATGACCCAGCTGTGTCCGGGCTTGTTCTGGTATTATCTCGACGCCTTGAAAAAGCCTCTCCAGGTTCAGGCCGATACCCGTTATCCGGTTGAATACCATCGGCTGAAAAAATGGCGCCGCTATTTGTTTCGGGTACGCGTCTACGGTCCGCGGATAGCCTGCGAATTTCATCATATTCTCACGGACGGCACCGGCGCCGTCGAGTTCCTGCGCTCCCTCGTGGCAGCCTATCTTTCCCGGCGCGGCGCATCCTGCCCCGACTGGCAGGATATCCGAAGGCCGGATCAAACCGCCTCTCCCGCCGAATACGAAGACGCGTACGCTGGCCTTATTCGCAAGGATATTCCGCTTCCCGATCCTCATCCGCAAGCCTGGAGAATTTCCGGCCCCCGGTATCCAGGCCCAGTGTACCGGATAACGACCGGCACCGTTTCGGTGGCTGCTTCTTTGAAAATAGCTCGCGAAAAGAGCGTGTCTCTTACCGCGCTATTCGCCGCTGTGCACCTCTGGACGCTTCAGGCTGTTTGCGAGGCTGAAAACCCTTCTTCTTTTAAAGCCTTTTCGCTGGAAGTTCCGGTCAACATGAGGAAAATTCACACCTCTGCGACTCTTCGAAACTTTTTCCTTATTATTCCCGTATTGATCGACCGGCGTCTGGGGCACTTCAGCTTCGAGGAAATTCTTGAACGTGTCCAGTACTCCATAAAACTCGGGCTTCAACGCAAGGAGCTCGACCGGCAGATCAAGCGCAATGTCGCAGGCGAGGCTCATCCGTTGGCGCGAGCCGTTCCCCTGGCGATTAAAAATCCCGTGCTTCGCCTTGTTGCCCGGTTCGTCGCCATCCGCTACGCATCCGGCTCCCTGTCGAATCTTCAGGCTGTATCCATGCCGCCGGAGTTCTCTTCCCGCATAAAGCGCTTCGACTTCATCCCTCCGCGAAACGACAGCTTCGGCTCCTGCGTCGGAATCATCACCTGGCAGGATACCCTCAGTCTCACGATCGGCAGCCGCCAGGTGGACCGCTCGTTCGAGCGTTTCTTTTTTACGAAATTAGTTGAACTCGGAATTCCCGTCATGGTGGAATCCAATATTTGA
- a CDS encoding serine/threonine protein kinase, with the protein MTEHPGDFSLLEPDTIFEAAEEHSGLFFDGVLTHYNSYVNRVYGLKDEDDREYVAKFYRPGRWSEKAILEEHEFLADAAAAELPVVSPIQGKSGSTLGSHEGYRFALFPRLRARTFDIYQEEDWIRVGALIGRLHEAGCKKKSVHRVVCAPDGVAAITIGILRENSLVHPDCEAEFFAVCDHAMKTFPARFEGIPFQRIHGDCHRGNMLETASRELSLIDFDDMMTGPAVQDLWLLLPGHLKHSRREMNLIIEGYEQFRPFDRAWLDLVEPLRFMRQLYFLGWQAAQRGDAGFQERYPGWGSRAFWITETEDLALQLAEAEKT; encoded by the coding sequence ATGACTGAACATCCCGGAGATTTTTCTTTGCTTGAACCCGACACTATTTTCGAAGCCGCAGAAGAACATAGCGGACTTTTTTTCGACGGCGTTTTGACTCATTACAACAGCTACGTAAACCGGGTCTATGGTTTGAAAGACGAGGACGACCGCGAGTATGTCGCCAAGTTTTACCGCCCCGGACGATGGTCCGAAAAAGCTATTCTGGAAGAGCATGAATTTCTCGCCGATGCGGCGGCCGCCGAGCTTCCGGTAGTCAGCCCGATTCAGGGAAAAAGCGGCTCAACGCTGGGGAGCCACGAAGGATACCGTTTCGCGCTCTTTCCCCGGCTCAGAGCGAGAACCTTCGACATCTATCAGGAAGAAGATTGGATCCGGGTCGGCGCGCTGATCGGCAGGCTCCACGAAGCGGGATGCAAAAAGAAGTCTGTTCATAGAGTCGTCTGCGCTCCCGACGGAGTCGCCGCGATAACCATCGGAATTCTGAGAGAAAACTCGCTGGTGCATCCCGACTGCGAAGCAGAATTTTTCGCCGTCTGCGATCACGCGATGAAAACCTTTCCTGCGCGCTTCGAAGGAATCCCCTTCCAGCGCATACACGGCGATTGCCATCGGGGCAACATGCTTGAAACCGCGTCGCGCGAACTCTCCCTCATCGACTTCGACGACATGATGACAGGACCCGCCGTACAGGATCTCTGGCTGCTTCTCCCCGGACACCTCAAGCATTCTCGCCGGGAAATGAACCTTATTATAGAAGGATATGAGCAGTTCAGGCCCTTCGACCGCGCCTGGCTCGATCTTGTCGAGCCCTTGCGCTTTATGCGCCAGCTGTACTTTCTGGGATGGCAGGCTGCCCAGCGCGGAGACGCGGGATTCCAGGAGCGCTACCCCGGATGGGGTAGCCGCGCGTTCTGGATAACCGAAACCGAAGATCTCGCGCTCCAGCTCGCGGAAGCCGAAAAAACTTGA
- a CDS encoding phosphohydrolase — protein sequence MRSPKEISIEKKIFEQLNPESSAFKTAELLSSDSEIQLMQEYANTVSIVRLGYNDHGPVHMRTVTRNAVLMLNILHEAGIKTNLENENAGTLDDSMTAVILASFLHDLGMTIGRQDHELYSMTLATPIIDRILEKVYPDELGKRVIIRSLAMEGIIGHMAARRIHSLEAGLILIADGCDMEKGRARIPMVLNTEPKVGDIHKYSANSIEKVKITAGDPKPVRISIDMSSDVGFFQIEEVLLPKVNMSPVKPYIEIMASVQGGESKKYL from the coding sequence ATGAGATCACCGAAAGAAATATCTATTGAGAAAAAAATTTTTGAACAGCTCAACCCGGAAAGCTCGGCTTTCAAAACAGCGGAACTGTTAAGCTCCGACTCTGAAATTCAACTCATGCAGGAATACGCGAATACCGTTTCCATTGTGCGTCTCGGCTACAACGACCACGGACCCGTTCATATGCGCACGGTGACCCGCAACGCGGTGTTGATGCTCAACATCCTCCACGAAGCAGGCATCAAAACAAACCTGGAAAACGAAAACGCGGGAACGCTCGACGACAGCATGACGGCCGTAATACTCGCGTCTTTTCTCCATGACCTGGGCATGACGATCGGAAGGCAAGATCACGAATTGTACAGCATGACGCTGGCGACTCCGATAATCGACCGGATTCTGGAAAAAGTGTATCCCGACGAGCTGGGCAAGCGGGTGATAATACGATCGCTTGCGATGGAAGGAATTATCGGCCACATGGCGGCCCGCAGGATTCATTCGCTGGAGGCAGGCCTCATCCTCATAGCAGACGGATGCGACATGGAAAAGGGGCGCGCCAGAATACCGATGGTCCTGAACACCGAACCGAAGGTGGGGGACATCCATAAATATTCAGCAAACTCCATCGAGAAAGTGAAAATCACCGCAGGAGACCCCAAGCCGGTGCGCATTTCAATCGATATGTCCTCAGACGTGGGATTCTTTCAAATTGAAGAAGTCCTGCTCCCGAAGGTGAACATGAGTCCCGTAAAGCCGTACATAGAAATCATGGCCAGCGTTCAGGGCGGAGAAAGCAAAAAGTATCTGTAG
- a CDS encoding chromate transporter, with protein sequence MSLFQLFLVFVYVGMFTIGGGLVAITLMQQELVGRGLITAERFYNMVAISESTPGPIGINMATYIGYEMYGIPGGIIATFGTVLPSLVVIIVIARYFGKFQDKPLVKAAFFGLRAGTTGMIAVAAFQVILVAVLSLDSFSRTGRWQDIADWRAFAFFCIIFVLQVKIDWHPVFFIILGAVFGIIFL encoded by the coding sequence ATGAGCCTCTTTCAGCTTTTTTTGGTGTTCGTATATGTGGGGATGTTCACTATCGGGGGCGGCCTCGTCGCGATCACCCTCATGCAGCAGGAGCTGGTCGGCCGCGGTCTCATCACGGCGGAACGCTTTTACAACATGGTTGCCATTTCCGAATCAACTCCCGGACCCATCGGCATCAACATGGCGACCTACATCGGCTATGAAATGTACGGCATTCCCGGCGGGATAATCGCCACCTTCGGCACCGTGCTCCCCTCTCTCGTCGTTATCATCGTGATCGCGCGGTATTTCGGTAAATTCCAGGATAAGCCGCTGGTGAAAGCCGCCTTTTTCGGCCTCCGCGCCGGTACTACCGGAATGATTGCCGTTGCCGCTTTTCAGGTGATTCTCGTCGCGGTGCTGAGTTTGGACTCGTTCAGCCGCACAGGCCGATGGCAGGATATCGCCGACTGGCGGGCTTTCGCGTTTTTCTGTATTATCTTTGTTTTACAGGTGAAAATAGATTGGCATCCGGTTTTTTTCATAATTTTAGGCGCAGTTTTCGGCATTATCTTTTTGTAA
- a CDS encoding chromate transporter yields the protein MNDIRLFGELFWAFFKIGAVTFGGGLAMLPVLDRDLVQAKKWLTAEQLVDYFAIGQSTPGIIAVNVATFVGYNKKGVPGAVVATTGIVFPSLVIIMALAAFLEGFADIPQVQSALRGINVVVAALLIKAVIGLGKKTLAVPASFFMGAASFILIAVFNVPGVAVVVLSALYGIALKYQRGTEA from the coding sequence ATGAATGACATCAGGCTATTTGGGGAGCTCTTCTGGGCGTTTTTTAAGATCGGGGCGGTGACCTTCGGCGGAGGGCTTGCGATGCTCCCGGTGCTGGACCGCGACCTTGTGCAGGCGAAAAAGTGGCTTACCGCGGAACAGCTCGTGGATTATTTCGCGATCGGCCAATCTACTCCCGGAATCATCGCGGTGAACGTCGCGACCTTCGTCGGATACAACAAAAAAGGCGTTCCGGGCGCCGTCGTCGCGACAACCGGAATCGTGTTTCCCTCTCTCGTTATCATCATGGCTCTCGCCGCCTTTCTCGAAGGCTTCGCCGACATTCCTCAGGTGCAGAGCGCGCTTCGGGGCATCAACGTCGTCGTCGCGGCCCTTCTCATCAAGGCTGTGATCGGTTTGGGAAAAAAAACGCTCGCCGTTCCTGCCTCCTTTTTCATGGGCGCCGCATCATTCATTCTGATCGCCGTATTCAACGTTCCGGGAGTCGCCGTGGTCGTTCTTTCGGCTCTATACGGCATTGCTCTCAAATATCAGCGGGGAACCGAAGCATGA
- a CDS encoding type II toxin-antitoxin system VapC family toxin — protein MIVDSSALAAVLFGESDSARYLEALASPCRKFMSSVSRLEISIVVEARKGLAGTAALSELFAVAEIEELPFDSSLAEVAFDAWRRWGKGRSSAALNMGDCVSYALSKVLHQPLLYKGNNFSQTDVSSFLH, from the coding sequence ATGATCGTCGATTCGTCTGCGTTGGCCGCGGTGCTTTTCGGCGAGAGCGATTCCGCCCGCTATCTGGAGGCTCTTGCATCTCCGTGCCGGAAGTTCATGTCTTCCGTGAGCCGTCTTGAAATTTCCATTGTCGTAGAAGCGCGCAAGGGGCTTGCCGGCACTGCCGCTTTGTCCGAGCTGTTCGCTGTTGCCGAAATCGAAGAACTTCCCTTCGATTCATCCCTGGCAGAGGTTGCCTTTGATGCCTGGCGGCGGTGGGGAAAAGGGCGCTCTTCAGCCGCTCTGAATATGGGAGACTGCGTCTCGTATGCTCTTTCGAAGGTTCTTCATCAGCCTCTTTTATACAAAGGAAACAACTTCTCTCAAACCGACGTCTCTTCCTTTTTACACTAA
- a CDS encoding type II toxin-antitoxin system VapB family antitoxin: MAMSIRNSGVEKQVRDISSRTGYSLTETLEKALETFDASLSAETQSRFSRLASIAASCSSLPDVDARSFDEILGYGDDGAFSL; this comes from the coding sequence ATGGCGATGAGCATCAGAAACAGCGGAGTCGAAAAACAGGTTCGCGATATTTCGTCCCGCACCGGCTATTCCCTGACGGAGACTCTGGAGAAAGCATTGGAAACGTTCGATGCGTCTTTGTCAGCGGAAACACAGTCGCGGTTTAGCAGGTTGGCTTCAATCGCGGCTTCCTGTTCTTCTCTTCCGGATGTCGATGCGCGTTCTTTCGACGAGATTCTCGGCTACGGAGACGACGGAGCGTTTTCTCTATGA
- the leuS gene encoding leucine--tRNA ligase, with protein MAKYPFETIEPKWQQFWETKKTFKAVEDPAKPKDKRAYVLDMFPYPSAAGLHVGHPEGYTATDIWCRYLRMKGFSVLHPMGFDSFGLPAENYAIKTGTHPRTTTVANIDKFRQQIKAFGFSYDWDREISTCDDDYYHWTQWIFLQLFKRGLAYESETPINWCPSCKTGLANEEVKEGRCDRCGTQTTRKNIRQWILRITQYAERLLEDLDGLEWPESVKAMQKNWIGKSEGAEVVFKVAANGDPADASVSGDEILIYTTRADTLFGATYMVLSPEHPLVGKISSAAQKGAVESYVEEAAKKSDLERTDLAKDKTGVFTGAYAINPVNGKKIPIWISDYVLISYGTGAIMAVPAHDERDWDFAKQFGLPIIQVVAGEAEWAAKGADGDYSAEPAECTPADGKSVNSPGFNGLGTQECIDRMIAWLGEKGIGKKAVNFKLRDWVFSRQRYWGEPIPLVHCPSCGIVPLKEEDLPLRLPQVETYQPTGTGESPLAGIDEWVNCSCPVCGGKAKRETNTMPQWAGSCWYYLRYLDPKNPKAFASKEALDYWMPVDLYVGGAEHAVLHLLYSRFWHKVLFDLGLVNTKEPFQRLINQGMITSFAFQRKNKTLVPTDEVREVPGKADEFEEIATGERLERVIAKMSKSLKNVINPDDVIRDFGADSCRLYEMFMGPLEVSKPWSTQGLIGVSRFLERVWALSEKPMTDDAASAEVTKLLHQTIRKVSSDTETLNFNTAISQMMIFTNELSKCESFPKSVWAEFVKLLAPYAPHLGEELWQRLGNADTIAYESWPTYDEALCAENSCTVVVQVNGKIRDKFEAAMDSAKSELEKTALECPGAVRFMEGKPPKKVIVVPNKLVNIVV; from the coding sequence ATGGCAAAATACCCTTTTGAAACGATAGAACCGAAATGGCAGCAGTTTTGGGAGACGAAAAAGACCTTCAAGGCGGTCGAGGATCCGGCGAAACCCAAGGATAAACGGGCGTACGTGCTCGACATGTTCCCCTATCCTTCTGCGGCGGGCCTCCACGTGGGACATCCGGAAGGCTATACCGCCACGGATATCTGGTGCCGCTATCTCAGGATGAAGGGTTTTTCCGTCCTGCACCCGATGGGATTCGATTCGTTCGGCCTGCCAGCGGAAAACTACGCTATCAAAACAGGGACGCATCCGAGAACGACGACGGTGGCGAACATCGATAAATTCCGCCAGCAGATCAAGGCCTTCGGTTTCAGCTACGACTGGGACCGCGAGATTTCCACCTGCGACGACGATTACTACCACTGGACCCAGTGGATCTTCCTCCAGCTGTTCAAGCGCGGACTCGCCTACGAATCCGAGACCCCGATCAACTGGTGCCCCTCGTGCAAAACGGGGCTCGCGAACGAAGAGGTGAAGGAAGGCCGTTGCGACCGATGCGGTACGCAGACTACCCGGAAAAACATCCGCCAGTGGATTTTAAGGATCACGCAATACGCCGAGCGCCTACTCGAGGATCTCGACGGACTGGAATGGCCGGAATCGGTGAAGGCGATGCAGAAGAACTGGATCGGGAAGAGCGAAGGAGCCGAGGTGGTGTTCAAGGTCGCCGCGAACGGAGACCCCGCCGACGCTTCCGTTTCCGGCGATGAAATACTGATCTACACTACCCGCGCGGACACCCTGTTCGGCGCGACCTACATGGTTCTCTCACCCGAGCATCCCCTGGTCGGGAAGATTTCTTCCGCGGCGCAGAAAGGGGCGGTCGAGTCCTACGTAGAAGAAGCGGCGAAGAAGAGCGATCTTGAGCGGACCGACCTCGCCAAGGATAAAACCGGCGTGTTCACCGGCGCGTACGCGATCAATCCGGTGAACGGCAAAAAAATACCGATCTGGATTTCAGACTATGTCCTGATTTCCTACGGGACCGGCGCGATCATGGCGGTTCCCGCCCACGACGAGAGGGACTGGGACTTCGCCAAGCAATTCGGACTGCCGATAATCCAGGTGGTCGCGGGCGAGGCAGAGTGGGCGGCGAAGGGCGCGGACGGGGATTATTCGGCCGAACCCGCGGAATGCACGCCGGCGGACGGAAAGTCCGTCAACTCGCCCGGATTCAACGGCCTGGGAACGCAGGAATGCATCGACCGGATGATCGCATGGCTCGGCGAGAAAGGAATCGGCAAGAAGGCGGTGAATTTCAAGCTGCGAGACTGGGTGTTCAGCCGCCAGCGGTATTGGGGTGAGCCCATTCCGCTCGTGCATTGCCCCTCGTGCGGGATTGTCCCCCTGAAGGAAGAAGACCTCCCCTTGAGGCTGCCGCAGGTTGAAACCTATCAGCCCACCGGAACAGGAGAGAGCCCGCTGGCCGGCATCGACGAGTGGGTGAACTGCTCCTGCCCGGTCTGCGGAGGAAAAGCAAAGCGCGAAACGAACACGATGCCCCAGTGGGCCGGCTCCTGCTGGTACTATCTCCGGTATCTCGATCCCAAAAACCCGAAGGCTTTCGCTTCGAAAGAAGCTCTCGACTACTGGATGCCGGTCGACCTCTACGTCGGCGGCGCCGAGCACGCGGTGCTCCACCTCCTGTATTCCCGCTTCTGGCACAAGGTCCTCTTCGACCTTGGCCTGGTGAACACGAAGGAGCCCTTCCAGCGGCTGATAAACCAGGGAATGATCACCAGCTTCGCATTCCAACGGAAGAATAAAACCCTTGTTCCGACCGACGAAGTGCGGGAAGTTCCCGGAAAGGCCGACGAGTTCGAGGAAATCGCGACCGGGGAGCGGCTCGAGCGGGTAATCGCGAAGATGTCGAAGTCCCTGAAGAACGTCATCAATCCGGACGACGTGATCCGCGATTTCGGCGCCGACAGCTGCCGCCTCTACGAGATGTTCATGGGCCCGCTCGAGGTGTCGAAGCCCTGGAGCACGCAGGGGTTGATCGGCGTGAGCCGCTTTCTCGAGCGGGTGTGGGCCCTCTCTGAAAAACCGATGACTGACGACGCGGCTTCTGCCGAGGTTACGAAGCTCCTGCATCAGACCATCAGGAAGGTGTCTTCCGATACCGAAACCCTTAACTTCAATACCGCGATCAGCCAGATGATGATATTCACGAACGAGCTTTCCAAATGCGAGAGCTTCCCCAAATCCGTATGGGCGGAATTCGTCAAGCTGCTGGCGCCCTACGCTCCCCATCTTGGCGAAGAGCTGTGGCAGCGGCTCGGAAACGCGGACACAATAGCCTACGAATCGTGGCCCACATACGACGAGGCCCTCTGCGCCGAAAACTCGTGCACCGTGGTGGTGCAGGTGAACGGCAAAATCAGGGACAAGTTCGAGGCAGCTATGGATTCGGCCAAGAGCGAGCTTGAAAAAACGGCGCTTGAATGCCCCGGCGCGGTCCGCTTCATGGAAGGCAAGCCGCCCAAAAAAGTGATCGTCGTGCCGAACAAGCTGGTCAACATCGTAGTGTAA
- the aroA gene encoding 3-phosphoshikimate 1-carboxyvinyltransferase, with product MMKIETIRNKNVSVRIPPSKAHTLRSLILASLSGGVSHIRNPLLGEDQLHLIESLKRLGVSITRDDQTITVEGSGGRFHPVETTLDCGESGVAMNFLTALACLSDRDVTLTGKPGLLKRPVGEIVSGVRQMGGAVEYAETEGYPPLLARVSGLSGGEAAMNGEKTSQYFSSLAIASPCAASDVTIVCRDDMAEKPYFDITLDMMRRFGVKAVNRDYKRIEIKAGQRYTACDIDVESDYSSASYFFAAAAIAGATVRMEGLAADSVQGDREILAYAEAMGCAVVRDGAFLTVSGGELTAIDASFRDTPDLVPTVAVMAAFARGTSRLRDVAHLQFKECDRIAAVRDGLGRLGVETSVDGKDLIVAGNPGGIRGAAVSSWDDHRIAMSFACAGLAVEGISIDNPDCVKKSFPDFWQRFSVFHA from the coding sequence ATGATGAAAATCGAAACGATACGCAACAAGAACGTGTCCGTACGGATACCGCCTTCAAAGGCGCATACCCTGCGATCGCTCATCCTCGCCTCGCTTTCCGGGGGCGTTTCGCATATACGCAATCCGCTGCTGGGAGAAGACCAGCTCCACCTGATCGAGTCGCTTAAGCGGCTCGGCGTTTCCATTACCCGAGACGATCAGACGATCACGGTCGAAGGTTCAGGAGGACGCTTCCATCCTGTTGAAACGACCCTCGATTGCGGCGAATCCGGGGTGGCGATGAACTTTCTGACGGCTCTCGCCTGTCTTTCCGACCGGGACGTGACGCTGACCGGGAAACCCGGCCTCTTGAAGCGGCCTGTGGGAGAGATCGTCTCCGGCGTCAGGCAGATGGGAGGAGCGGTCGAGTATGCGGAAACAGAGGGCTACCCTCCCCTTCTCGCGCGCGTTTCCGGCCTATCCGGCGGAGAAGCCGCGATGAACGGCGAAAAGACCTCGCAGTATTTCAGTTCTCTTGCGATCGCCTCTCCCTGCGCGGCTTCCGATGTTACAATCGTCTGCCGGGACGATATGGCGGAAAAACCCTATTTCGACATAACGCTGGATATGATGCGGAGATTCGGAGTAAAAGCCGTAAATCGCGATTACAAACGCATCGAAATCAAGGCGGGACAGCGATACACAGCCTGCGACATAGACGTGGAATCCGATTACTCAAGCGCTTCCTACTTTTTCGCGGCCGCGGCGATCGCCGGAGCGACGGTGCGCATGGAAGGCCTTGCCGCCGATTCGGTCCAGGGAGACAGGGAGATACTGGCCTATGCCGAAGCGATGGGCTGCGCGGTAGTCCGGGACGGCGCCTTTCTGACGGTTTCAGGCGGTGAGCTCACGGCTATAGACGCGAGCTTCCGCGATACGCCGGATCTGGTTCCGACGGTAGCGGTCATGGCCGCCTTCGCCCGGGGAACGAGCCGGCTGCGGGACGTAGCACACCTCCAGTTCAAGGAATGCGACCGCATCGCGGCAGTCCGCGACGGACTCGGCCGCCTCGGCGTCGAAACATCTGTAGACGGCAAGGACCTTATCGTTGCAGGGAATCCCGGCGGCATCCGCGGAGCGGCAGTCTCGTCCTGGGACGACCACCGGATCGCAATGAGCTTCGCCTGCGCAGGCCTCGCCGTCGAGGGAATCTCGATCGATAATCCCGACTGCGTCAAAAAATCCTTCCCGGATTTCTGGCAGCGGTTCTCAGTCTTCCACGCCTGA
- a CDS encoding MarR family winged helix-turn-helix transcriptional regulator, whose product MDYRAFAQSIRKLFMLKHTLFSGFDSSPENRGLNKTQERVLMMAWHHEGVPMRFLSRQAGMEKGSLTTVIDSLEAKNLVRRIQDSEDKRSFIIHATDEGALLAQDIERRFLKHLEQLLSPLTETQQEEFKTAADAIGKYLSILGE is encoded by the coding sequence ATGGATTATCGCGCGTTCGCACAATCGATCAGAAAACTATTCATGCTAAAACACACCCTTTTCAGCGGCTTCGACTCGTCTCCCGAGAACCGGGGGTTGAACAAGACGCAGGAACGGGTGCTGATGATGGCCTGGCATCACGAAGGCGTTCCGATGCGCTTCTTAAGCCGCCAGGCGGGCATGGAGAAGGGTTCGCTGACGACGGTGATCGACTCGCTCGAGGCAAAGAATCTGGTCAGGCGGATACAGGATTCCGAGGACAAACGATCATTCATCATTCATGCCACGGATGAAGGGGCCCTGCTTGCGCAAGATATAGAGCGGCGGTTCCTGAAGCATCTTGAACAGCTGCTTTCCCCTCTCACCGAAACCCAGCAGGAAGAATTCAAGACGGCTGCGGACGCGATCGGAAAATACCTGTCCATTCTCGGCGAATAA